The DNA region GGGAgaaattgaagagagagaaagtataacgagagagaaagtgtgatgagaaaaaaaaaagaggaaatagAGTCTGATGGGAGAGAAAGCATGTGGCAAAAGACAATTCACTCATCCCTAGCGCCCCCGTTAACTTGTCCTTAGGCTAACacggaagagataaatcatggtgactactagccattaatgTAGGTGGCCAAGACATGCATGGGGAAGGCATGCTCGGAGGTGCTGCATTTCGACTCTAAGACTTTATATGACAACACCCTATGTTTTAACCATTGTACCGCTTTGAGGGGACATGatgggagagaaagcatgatgagagagaatgcaatgagagagaatgaagagaaaaaagtgtgatgagagaaaataaggagagagagtgtataataggagagattaagaagagagaaaatatgatgagagagaaagtgcgatgatAGAATAAGGAGtgagagtatgatgagagagaataaggagagagaaagtgatatgaaagaaaaattgaacaaatatattaaggatattttcgtccaaaacttaattctcattctcattcctatCCAAACCTAAAAGATGAGGTGAATTTCATCAAtacctaaatttttaaatttcacttcaaaattttaatttcatttccatcatccaaatataaaatttgaaaatgaatttaTTCTCTTATTCTTACCCCCTAAGTCAAATGTCACCTTAGATTACCCCCTAAGTCAAATGTCACCTTAGATTATGACGAGAGAATGCACTGCATAATCTTTCGACGTGGTTGAATCGATTCGGGTTGGAAAAGAGGTGCACATCGGTTGCAATGTGAACTGTGAAGCACCCATGTAAGAGGACCGTTTTGAGATTGTTATGAACGAGTGGACTATAATAGTCATTCAATAGGATTTTTCAAGATTATGATCTACGtgaatttttattgaaaattgaaacTCAGAagccgcctccgcctccgcctccacCTTCTCGAATttgtcatttatttatttatttataattttatatcgAACCATGTAAACGATTAAGACTACTCTCAAGTAAATCTGAACTTGGCGTGTGAAAATTTTCATACGACAAAGACTTTTGTCTCTAGATCATCCTGCTTTCATATTGATGGTCTTTAATTGAGTTGGAGTAACAACGGTCAAACCAATCAgtattagaaaaaaatatataatggaatatattaaataaaaaatatataaatcggCCAACCTAATGAACGGAACATGAAAAAACTATTATATCATAATAGGGAGACTTTCGACGATTATTGAGTTCTCATTATAGTTTCAAAAGAATGGCTACTTTATGACCAATGGCAGTCCTTGCTGCGAAAACAAAATTTATGTTGATTGATTGTCAATATTTGTTAtggataatttaatatttataaatcttaTGTGACGGTCGCGGTTGGCCCAACATTGAACACTAGGCTTCACGCGAATCCGCGTGGAAGTCAAGGCTCCTTATCGGCGCTACACCTTTATTTTCTGAATACTCGTCCTTGCCTGTTAATCACGACAAGGATGGGAATCTCAACACAGCGAGCGATCCACCTTCTCCTGCTGTTCTGTACCATTGCTCGGGCAGAGGCGGCGGCGGGCATTAATACGACGTTACCAGGCCCAGGTTGCTCGCAGTCGTGCGGCCAACTTGCTCTCTCCTTtcccttcggcatcgagcccggtTGCTACAAAAACGGCTTCGCCATCTCCTGCGACCGCTCCGATCCATCCTCCCCAAAAGCTTTCCTTGGCTCAGCTGATTCCATGATCCAAGTAACCCACATCTCAGCGGAGCAGAGCCAAGCTCGAGTCCTCGTAGTCAACTCTTCAAttctgatcttcttcttcttcttaattaCATCGTAAGTTCTAAATCGGTAagaaaaatcataggtttttttataattttacaggtCCCGATAACGTGGGAGTGCTACAATCGATCGGACTACGTCGTCGGCTCCCAGTATCCATACATTGATTTCAACATCGACGGAGCTGGAGTCTTCCGAATGGCCACCAGCCGAAACAAGCTCACTGTCATCGGATGCAACTCCGCAGGACATATCCAAAGCCAGGCCGATGTGAACGGATCCTATTCCTATCGATACTACACCGGCTGCGTTACGTACTGCAGGGACGCCGGCAGCGTCGTCGACGGCGTCTGCGCAGGCATAGGGTGTTGCCAGGTCAGCTTCCCGTCCAACCTCAGCGACAGCAGCTTCCGGTTCAGCGGTTACAGTCATAGCGGGGACATGGCGGACTTCAGCCCCTGCAGCTACGTCTTCATCGTCGATAAGGACTACTTCAACTTCACCTCGGCGGACTTGAAAATGAACACCACCAACGCGTCGATGCCGATGTGGCTAGATTGGGCCTTTCGGGACGCCGCGACGTGCGAGGAGGCCAAGAACTCCTCTTCCAATTATGTGGAGAATACGTGTCGAAGCCAGAACAGCATGTGCGTCGATTCCAACAACGGTGCCGGGTACCTCTGCAATTGCTCGCAGGGCTACCAGGGCAACCCTTACCTCGATGATGGATGCCTAGGTCTGCGATTATTATTTATAATGAATTTATCTACCAAATCTTCTTTTGACGGTAGAATTTAATTTGTAACTGAATGCAGATATCGACGAGTGTTTGTCTCCGGAGAAGTATCCGTGCCATGGTGCGTGCACTAATCTTGAAGGGAGCTATCGTTGTGAATGCCCTTCCGGTAAGCATGGCGATCCATTTATTGCACCGTGCACCTCCAGACTTCCCATGATAGGGCGGTTGTTCTTAGGTACTACACCATGTTTTCTTTCCTAATTAGTTAATCTTATTGAATGAACTTCTAATTCGATTGGTGCTTAAATTAATACGGTAGAATATATGCTTAATTACTTGTGTAGGCATCGCCTCCTGCTTATTCATTGCGATCTGTTTCATTCTGATATGTTTATTTGGGCAAAAGAAGCGATATGATGCCATTAGGAGAAGTAAAAGCATGATTAATAAAGATGTTCTGCAACTGCGCGAGGAGAAGAGGAGGTTTGAAGTTGAGAACAGGGATTTGATATATTACAGAGATATAGTATTAAAATACGCGAGTACGATGACACTTTTTACTCTGCGAGATCTGCATGGGGCAACCAACGGCTTCCATACCGACCATGTAATTGGGCGTGGAGGATACGGCGTGGTATTTAAAGGACTATTGGAGGCAGGCCAAAGAAAAGTGGCCATAAAGAGGACTCTGATTTCCACCGAGAGGCAGAGCGACAAGGACAAGAATGGTTTCTTGAACGAAATTTACCTTCTTTCGCAGATTAATCACAAGAATGTGGTCAGACTCTATGGCTATTGCTTCGAGAAGCATACTCCTCTGCTGGTCTACGAGTTTGTTCCTAATGGGTCTCTCTTCGACTTGCTCCATACGGAAGAAGAGATCATCTCCTTGGAGGATCGCCTGAAAATAGCAGAGGAATCAGCCGAAGCATTAGCTCATTTGCATTCATTCGAACCGCACCCAATCGTTCATGGGGACGTGAAGCCGCACAACATACTGTTGGACCATGATTTGACCGCCAAAGTATCCGATTTTGGCATATCAAAGCTGTTGTCAGCGAATGAAACGGAAGCTCTGACGACTGCGGAAGGAACTGCTGCCTACGCGGATCCTGTTCTCGTAAAAGAAGGGTTTCTCTCCACCAAAAATGATGTGTACAGCTTTGGGATTGTTCTCTTGGAACTAGTCACGAGGAAGCAGCCAGCAGTCGGACTAGCATCGATGAGCAAGGAAAAAGTCACAGCTATCTTGGATAAAGAAATTGTGAATGAAGTGAACATCGATTTGCTTCGAGTTGTTGTTGACCTTGCAGCTCGATGCCTGAGTCCCGAAAAAGAAGATAGACCGACGATGGAGCAAGTAGCAGCAGAGCTGAAAGTATATAAAGAAACTTATTACGGCCAATGGAGCAAAGAGAACAGGATGAGTTCGTTGATCAAAGCAGCAGCTTGCTAAATGGCCATCGATCTTTTCATCGTGATTCTGTAGCTCGCCATCAAAGCAAATGGTCGAAATTAAGATCGTCGAAGACAACTTAACAAGTCCTTTGGTTGGCCATGAATTTGTCAATTGCTGCAACGAGTCTTTACTTGTAGTTATTCTTTTTGCATGTGTTTGTATCTTGTAGTTTTGAGATAAGATGTCGAATTTCCTAATAAAGTTCAAAATTTCTGGCAAAATTAGCTGGTGATACAAATCAAACTATATGGATTTATGTATGGGTTTCAAATCACAATAGATGATAGAAATGGTTTAGTAGATGAGGGTGTGACAGTACTTCCACCGCTCCACTGTCATTAGTTCAATTCTATTAACAGAGGGTGTGACTCTGTCCGATCAATTCCTTCACTAGTTCGCTAGCGGTTTGGAGT from Zingiber officinale cultivar Zhangliang chromosome 4B, Zo_v1.1, whole genome shotgun sequence includes:
- the LOC121974695 gene encoding wall-associated receptor kinase 2-like, with translation MGISTQRAIHLLLLFCTIARAEAAAGINTTLPGPGCSQSCGQLALSFPFGIEPGCYKNGFAISCDRSDPSSPKAFLGSADSMIQVTHISAEQSQARVLVPITWECYNRSDYVVGSQYPYIDFNIDGAGVFRMATSRNKLTVIGCNSAGHIQSQADVNGSYSYRYYTGCVTYCRDAGSVVDGVCAGIGCCQVSFPSNLSDSSFRFSGYSHSGDMADFSPCSYVFIVDKDYFNFTSADLKMNTTNASMPMWLDWAFRDAATCEEAKNSSSNYVENTCRSQNSMCVDSNNGAGYLCNCSQGYQGNPYLDDGCLDIDECLSPEKYPCHGACTNLEGSYRCECPSGKHGDPFIAPCTSRLPMIGRLFLGIASCLFIAICFILICLFGQKKRYDAIRRSKSMINKDVLQLREEKRRFEVENRDLIYYRDIVLKYASTMTLFTLRDLHGATNGFHTDHVIGRGGYGVVFKGLLEAGQRKVAIKRTLISTERQSDKDKNGFLNEIYLLSQINHKNVVRLYGYCFEKHTPLLVYEFVPNGSLFDLLHTEEEIISLEDRLKIAEESAEALAHLHSFEPHPIVHGDVKPHNILLDHDLTAKVSDFGISKLLSANETEALTTAEGTAAYADPVLVKEGFLSTKNDVYSFGIVLLELVTRKQPAVGLASMSKEKVTAILDKEIVNEVNIDLLRVVVDLAARCLSPEKEDRPTMEQVAAELKVYKETYYGQWSKENRMSSLIKAAAC